The proteins below come from a single Mucilaginibacter mali genomic window:
- a CDS encoding metallophosphoesterase: protein MKFRLLSLLLFIGIQQLMAQENSTEKIFIANPYLQIGREPSAQSLELVWHVADADATWFVEERTKDSNAWTRIEAINFTRVAVTGVDPHRIYHIKFNKLDPGSTFYYRVIKNKVVVFEAEGKAPKSDKQNYRFVAIGDIGALTPDQKLLAVQAYKAKPDMVVVAGDIVYNTGLISEYRTKFWNIYNSDKETEQSAPIMRSVPFVAAPGNHDIATRDLDRLPQALAYFMFWDQPLNGPNGPEGSAWVPLLKGSDENKNAFKAAAGDAYPRMGNFSFNYGNAHWLYLDSNPYVNWSDKTLTDWIKNDLASAKGATWRFVVFHHPGFNSSRQHFEEQQMRVLSPAFEAGNVDVVITGHVHNYQRTYPLTFTPDPPAATTTPSRGRIVNGKWVLDNNFNGKTVTKPKGIIYIVTGAGGADLYNPEQQDDKNSWQTFTSTFISKVHSLTVVDVEGKTLNFRQIAADGKEVDAFKVTK from the coding sequence ATGAAATTCAGACTTTTATCACTACTGCTTTTCATCGGCATACAACAGCTGATGGCGCAGGAAAACTCAACCGAAAAGATATTTATTGCTAACCCTTACCTGCAAATAGGCCGCGAGCCATCGGCACAATCGCTTGAGTTGGTGTGGCACGTTGCCGACGCCGATGCTACATGGTTTGTGGAGGAAAGGACCAAAGACAGCAATGCGTGGACCAGGATAGAAGCCATTAATTTTACACGCGTAGCTGTGACCGGTGTAGATCCGCATCGTATCTATCATATCAAATTTAACAAGCTGGATCCGGGCAGCACTTTTTATTACCGGGTGATTAAAAATAAAGTTGTGGTATTTGAGGCCGAAGGCAAAGCGCCCAAAAGCGACAAACAAAACTACCGCTTTGTAGCCATCGGCGATATCGGCGCGCTGACGCCCGATCAAAAATTACTGGCCGTACAGGCTTACAAAGCCAAGCCCGATATGGTAGTAGTTGCCGGCGATATTGTTTACAATACCGGCCTTATAAGTGAATACCGTACCAAGTTTTGGAATATCTATAACTCTGATAAAGAAACAGAGCAAAGCGCGCCGATCATGCGCTCGGTACCGTTTGTGGCTGCCCCCGGCAATCACGATATCGCTACCCGCGATTTGGACCGTTTGCCACAGGCTTTGGCTTATTTTATGTTTTGGGATCAACCATTAAACGGGCCTAATGGTCCCGAAGGCAGTGCCTGGGTGCCTTTGCTGAAAGGTTCGGACGAGAACAAGAACGCTTTTAAAGCTGCAGCCGGCGATGCTTATCCGCGTATGGGTAATTTCTCGTTCAATTATGGCAACGCACATTGGCTGTATTTAGATTCGAACCCGTATGTAAACTGGTCGGATAAAACGCTGACCGACTGGATAAAGAATGATCTTGCATCGGCAAAGGGCGCTACCTGGCGTTTTGTGGTGTTCCATCACCCAGGCTTCAATTCATCGCGCCAGCATTTCGAGGAACAACAAATGCGCGTACTTTCGCCTGCTTTTGAAGCAGGAAATGTAGATGTGGTGATCACAGGCCACGTGCATAACTACCAGCGCACTTATCCGCTTACCTTTACGCCAGATCCGCCTGCCGCTACTACCACGCCAAGCCGTGGCCGCATAGTGAACGGCAAATGGGTATTGGATAATAATTTTAATGGTAAAACCGTAACCAAACCTAAAGGCATCATTTACATTGTAACCGGTGCCGGCGGTGCCGATCTGTATAACCCCGAGCAGCAGGACGACAAAAACTCGTGGCAAACATTTACCAGCACCTTTATCTCTAAAGTGCACTCGTTAACTGTTGTTGATGTGGAAGGCAAAACCTTAAACTTTCGTCAAATTGCGGCCGATGGTAAAGAGGTGGATGCATTTAAGGTTACCAAATAA
- a CDS encoding AsmA family protein codes for MSTSVKSGLIKTLKITGIVLGSLLLLMFLLPFLFPQTFTKKINVWANQRINGHIAFSGTGLSFFKHFPELSLTLYDVDLKGSAPFERDTLISAKELTFGIDISSVFKSKININKIYLNQAYINIQVDTAGRANYNIYKSTGQQTAAPADSSGASLGIEQILVEKSRLIYNDQSLPMKIIARDFNYTGSGDLSKDVFDLSTHASIQSLDFYYAKQAYIIGKKVNADLVTKINTKSLAFIFQKNDLMINELPVQFKGRFAFIKDGYDMDFKIESHESDLSDIFTALPSAYQKMLDGTEVNGTGHIAMSLAGKYIAKDNVKPDLDFNFKVRDGYINNAKSPSPVKNLFVNMESRVPGLNPDSLYLNIDSIYFNIDKDYFSSVIRVKGVKQPDIYAKINTEIDLQKWNQAFGIKTVDLKGRYALHLLAEGKYATGPVRTGLRKVDTLPISIPKFSLHSSFKDGYLKYASLPQAVDHMSFDMDADCPDHNYKNIKISVNNLSITALRNYIKGYFKYSNSDDAPVDALLQAKFNLADLKNIYPIDSTDLKGQLDADVHAKGSYLPAQKKFPVTVANINLKDGSIQTKYYPHPISNIQVSTVVTNSTGTVAGTTVSVKPISFSFENEPFLLRAGLHNFADINYNLSAKGIINIGKIYQVFAMKGYDVKGTIAANFNLKGKQSDAVAGRYDKLANSGTLRVNNIALSTELFPKPFIISKGLFSFNQDKMQFDAFTARYGNSEIVLNGALNNVIDYALKPGSVLKGDFNLKSDQIVVDDFMAFAGASTEANTAGGAGGVVMVPRNLDMSFAADVKKLKYNGLTLVDAKSQMTIRQGSINLKQTGFNLIGSPVDMDASYTNNGAQKAFFNYHISAKDFDIKKAYNNIKLFHDMATSAAHAEGLVSLDYQLSGRLNSNMQPVYPSLKGGGVLSASKIKMHGFKLAGAVGKSTGHDSLTNNADLTKVEIKTTIANNIITIAPTKMRMAGFRVRFEGQASFDKAMNIKFRLGLPPLGIIGIPMTITGTQDKPKIKLGKGKKEDELQGAADDDTK; via the coding sequence ATGAGCACATCCGTTAAAAGTGGGTTAATTAAAACCCTTAAGATAACCGGCATTGTTTTAGGCAGTTTATTGCTGTTGATGTTCCTGTTGCCATTCCTGTTTCCGCAAACTTTTACTAAAAAAATAAACGTTTGGGCTAACCAGCGCATCAACGGGCATATCGCTTTTTCAGGTACGGGATTGTCGTTCTTCAAACATTTCCCCGAACTAAGCCTTACCCTTTACGATGTAGATCTGAAAGGCAGCGCCCCCTTTGAGCGGGACACACTTATTTCGGCTAAGGAACTAACCTTCGGTATCGATATCTCATCGGTATTTAAAAGTAAGATCAACATCAACAAGATCTATCTTAACCAGGCCTACATCAATATACAGGTAGATACCGCGGGTAGGGCCAATTACAATATCTATAAATCAACGGGGCAACAAACCGCGGCGCCGGCCGATAGCAGTGGGGCATCGCTGGGTATCGAACAAATTTTGGTGGAGAAAAGCCGGCTAATTTATAACGATCAATCATTGCCGATGAAGATCATCGCCCGCGATTTCAACTATACCGGCAGCGGCGATTTGAGCAAAGATGTGTTCGACCTGAGCACGCATGCCAGTATCCAGTCGCTGGATTTTTATTATGCCAAACAAGCTTATATCATCGGCAAAAAAGTAAATGCCGACCTGGTTACCAAAATCAATACTAAATCGCTGGCATTTATTTTCCAGAAGAACGATTTGATGATCAACGAGCTACCGGTTCAGTTTAAAGGCCGCTTCGCCTTTATTAAGGATGGGTACGATATGGATTTCAAGATCGAATCGCACGAGAGCGACCTGAGCGATATTTTTACCGCCCTGCCATCGGCCTACCAAAAAATGCTGGATGGTACCGAGGTGAACGGCACGGGCCACATCGCCATGTCGTTAGCGGGCAAGTACATTGCAAAGGATAATGTGAAACCCGATCTTGACTTTAACTTTAAAGTACGCGATGGATATATCAACAATGCCAAATCGCCATCGCCGGTGAAGAACCTGTTTGTAAACATGGAATCGCGGGTGCCTGGACTGAACCCGGATAGCCTTTATCTGAATATCGATTCGATCTATTTTAATATCGATAAAGATTACTTCAGTTCGGTGATACGCGTTAAAGGCGTGAAGCAGCCCGATATTTACGCCAAAATAAATACCGAGATAGACCTGCAGAAATGGAACCAGGCCTTCGGCATAAAAACCGTGGACCTGAAAGGCCGCTATGCGCTGCACCTGCTGGCCGAGGGTAAATATGCCACCGGACCGGTACGCACCGGTTTACGAAAGGTGGATACGCTACCCATCAGCATCCCCAAATTTAGTTTGCATTCATCGTTTAAAGATGGTTACCTGAAATATGCTTCGCTGCCCCAGGCGGTAGACCACATGAGTTTTGATATGGATGCCGATTGCCCGGACCATAACTATAAAAACATTAAGATATCGGTTAATAACCTGAGCATTACTGCTCTGCGCAACTATATTAAAGGCTACTTTAAATACAGCAACAGCGATGATGCCCCGGTTGATGCTTTATTGCAAGCCAAATTTAACCTGGCTGATCTGAAAAATATTTACCCGATTGACAGCACCGACCTGAAAGGCCAACTGGATGCCGATGTACATGCCAAAGGCAGCTACCTGCCAGCCCAAAAGAAGTTCCCGGTAACGGTGGCTAACATCAACCTGAAAGATGGGTCTATCCAAACCAAATACTATCCACACCCTATTAGCAATATACAGGTGAGCACGGTGGTTACTAACAGTACCGGTACCGTTGCAGGCACTACGGTTTCGGTGAAGCCGATATCATTCAGTTTTGAGAATGAGCCTTTTCTGCTGAGGGCCGGGTTGCATAATTTCGCAGATATCAATTATAACCTGTCGGCTAAGGGGATCATCAACATTGGTAAAATTTACCAGGTGTTTGCCATGAAGGGTTATGATGTAAAAGGCACTATAGCCGCCAATTTTAACTTAAAAGGCAAACAAAGCGATGCTGTTGCAGGTCGCTACGATAAACTGGCAAATTCAGGCACCTTACGGGTAAATAACATTGCCCTGAGTACCGAGCTATTCCCTAAACCATTTATCATCAGTAAAGGCTTGTTTAGCTTTAACCAGGATAAAATGCAGTTTGATGCATTTACCGCCCGCTACGGCAATTCGGAAATTGTGTTGAACGGCGCGCTGAACAATGTAATAGATTATGCCCTTAAGCCGGGGTCGGTGCTAAAAGGCGATTTCAATCTGAAGAGCGATCAAATAGTAGTCGACGATTTTATGGCTTTCGCCGGGGCCAGCACCGAAGCCAACACGGCTGGCGGCGCGGGCGGCGTGGTAATGGTGCCCCGCAACCTGGATATGAGTTTTGCCGCCGATGTTAAAAAACTAAAATATAACGGGCTGACTTTGGTGGATGCCAAAAGCCAGATGACCATCAGGCAAGGTAGCATCAACCTGAAACAAACCGGCTTTAACCTTATTGGCTCGCCGGTAGATATGGATGCATCGTACACCAACAACGGTGCGCAAAAGGCATTTTTCAACTACCACATCAGTGCTAAAGACTTTGATATTAAGAAAGCCTATAACAACATCAAACTCTTCCACGATATGGCCACCTCCGCCGCCCATGCCGAAGGCCTGGTATCGTTGGATTACCAGTTGAGCGGTCGCCTGAACAGCAATATGCAGCCGGTTTACCCATCTTTAAAAGGTGGCGGTGTACTATCGGCATCAAAAATAAAAATGCACGGGTTTAAACTGGCGGGCGCCGTGGGCAAATCAACCGGGCATGACAGCCTGACCAATAATGCCGACCTGACCAAAGTAGAGATAAAAACCACCATTGCTAATAACATCATTACCATTGCCCCTACTAAAATGCGCATGGCCGGCTTCAGGGTAAGGTTTGAAGGACAGGCAAGTTTTGATAAAGCGATGAACATTAAATTTAGGCTGGGGCTGCCGCCTTTGGGCATTATCGGCATCCCGATGACGATTACCGGCACACAGGATAAACCTAAAATAAAACTGGGCAAAGGCAAAAAAGAAGATGAACTACAGGGTGCTGCCGATGATGACACGAAGTAA
- a CDS encoding class I SAM-dependent methyltransferase produces MANNLIQLYGNIDIYLFDQLMKGRFDNCHTVLDVGCGGGRNLHYFLNNGFGVYGMDADAGAVAAVQQLSARLAPAIPADNFVVARVDDLPYTDNFFDLVVCSAVLHFARDHNHFDAMLREIWRVLKPGGFLFARLASDIGIEDRVQPLGNGRYHLPDGSTRYLVNEEILLEYTRELGGELFEPIKTTNVQNMRCMTTWCLVKK; encoded by the coding sequence ATGGCAAATAACCTCATCCAACTTTACGGCAATATAGATATCTACCTGTTCGATCAGTTAATGAAAGGCCGTTTTGATAATTGCCACACCGTACTTGATGTTGGTTGTGGCGGCGGGCGCAACCTGCATTACTTTTTAAATAACGGGTTCGGTGTTTACGGTATGGATGCTGATGCCGGGGCGGTTGCCGCAGTACAACAACTCTCGGCCCGCTTAGCGCCGGCTATCCCTGCAGATAATTTTGTTGTGGCCAGGGTTGATGATCTGCCTTATACCGATAACTTTTTCGATCTGGTCGTTTGTAGTGCCGTGCTGCATTTTGCGCGGGATCATAACCACTTTGATGCCATGCTGCGCGAAATATGGCGGGTGCTGAAACCGGGCGGTTTCTTGTTTGCAAGGCTTGCATCGGATATCGGTATCGAAGACCGGGTACAGCCGCTGGGTAATGGCCGCTACCATTTACCCGATGGATCGACCCGTTATTTGGTGAACGAGGAAATATTGCTGGAATATACCCGCGAACTTGGCGGTGAGCTTTTTGAACCTATTAAAACCACCAATGTGCAAAATATGCGCTGCATGACTACCTGGTGTTTGGTGAAGAAATAA
- a CDS encoding flavodoxin family protein — MKAVIINCTLKLSPQFSNTDALIQKAVAQFKGMGISSEVIRLVDHDVKPGNEADMGKGDEWPAILKKIKACNIFIIATPIWMGHIASPTQLVIERLDAIFHDESLSDAKTGQFFTYNKVAGCLITGNEDGAHACAAHVLWSMQECGFTIPPNVNAYWVGMAGAGKDYVEAGGEQWYYTNYTLRYMTANLAWFAKLLKDNPIDTNLNELRELAKKESPR; from the coding sequence ATGAAAGCAGTCATCATCAATTGCACCCTAAAATTATCTCCCCAATTTTCAAACACCGATGCGCTGATCCAAAAAGCCGTAGCCCAATTCAAAGGCATGGGTATTAGCAGCGAGGTAATACGCCTGGTAGACCACGATGTAAAGCCCGGTAACGAAGCAGATATGGGCAAGGGTGATGAATGGCCTGCTATCCTAAAGAAAATAAAAGCCTGTAATATCTTCATCATCGCTACGCCTATTTGGATGGGGCATATCGCATCGCCAACCCAGCTCGTTATCGAACGGCTGGATGCTATCTTCCACGATGAAAGCCTGAGTGATGCAAAGACAGGCCAATTTTTCACCTACAACAAAGTGGCGGGCTGCCTCATCACCGGTAACGAGGATGGCGCGCATGCCTGCGCCGCGCATGTGTTATGGAGCATGCAGGAGTGCGGCTTCACCATCCCGCCAAATGTAAACGCCTACTGGGTGGGCATGGCCGGCGCCGGGAAAGACTACGTAGAAGCAGGCGGCGAACAATGGTACTATACCAATTACACGTTACGTTACATGACGGCTAATCTGGCCTGGTTTGCTAAACTGTTAAAGGATAATCCTATCGATACGAATTTAAACGAGTTAAGAGAGTTGGCGAAGAAGGAGAGTCCAAGATAG
- a CDS encoding (2Fe-2S) ferredoxin domain-containing protein has protein sequence MGKFPIPDNVLYVCTGSKCAKRGGKSMYKIAKALAKYDDSFEVVRTECTDRCDWAPVCAIQPGNTWLKEYSEKEVLKLLQKQRRGED, from the coding sequence ATGGGCAAATTCCCGATACCTGATAACGTACTATACGTGTGCACCGGCAGCAAATGCGCCAAGCGGGGCGGGAAAAGTATGTACAAAATTGCCAAAGCTTTGGCTAAGTACGATGATAGTTTTGAAGTGGTACGTACAGAATGCACAGACCGGTGCGATTGGGCACCGGTCTGTGCTATACAGCCGGGTAATACCTGGCTAAAAGAATACTCGGAAAAGGAAGTGCTTAAGCTGCTGCAAAAGCAAAGGCGTGGTGAAGATTAA
- a CDS encoding ferritin produces MKDLIRVKCLISSEIEGLLNQQIKKEAQSSSAYLAMASWCDRNGFDGSSTYFFKQAEEERMHQMKFFKYILDMGGTAISPDVNGIKIEYNSFKEVFEDALDQEISVTQSIKNIAARCHKEQDYVTLEFLNWFLKEQREEEYKARRALELFEVIGEEGTGRWQIDKHVCDIKYDSEA; encoded by the coding sequence ATGAAAGATCTCATCCGTGTAAAATGCCTTATCTCTTCAGAGATAGAGGGCCTTTTAAACCAACAAATAAAAAAAGAAGCCCAATCATCATCAGCCTACCTGGCCATGGCCTCATGGTGCGACAGGAACGGCTTCGACGGTTCATCAACCTACTTTTTCAAACAGGCCGAAGAAGAGCGTATGCACCAGATGAAATTTTTTAAATACATTTTGGATATGGGCGGCACCGCTATCTCGCCCGATGTGAACGGTATTAAAATAGAATACAACTCATTCAAAGAAGTTTTTGAGGATGCGTTGGACCAGGAGATCAGCGTTACGCAATCTATCAAAAACATTGCAGCCCGCTGCCATAAAGAGCAGGACTACGTGACCCTTGAATTTTTGAACTGGTTCCTGAAAGAACAGCGCGAAGAAGAGTACAAAGCCCGCCGAGCGCTGGAATTATTTGAAGTTATTGGCGAAGAAGGCACCGGCCGCTGGCAAATCGACAAGCACGTTTGCGATATTAAATACGACAGCGAAGCTTAA
- a CDS encoding carboxymuconolactone decarboxylase family protein yields the protein MNNRLKFSKLDQAAYKAMMSLENAVNATGLTTIHKDLIKIRVSQINHCAYCINMHTIDARKAGETEQRIYALTAWRETPFFDEQERALLALAEEMTHLNIHGVSDETYNNAAKLFDETYLAAIIMAVTTINAWNRIGVTLQLLMH from the coding sequence ATGAACAACAGATTAAAATTTAGCAAATTAGATCAGGCCGCTTATAAAGCCATGATGAGCCTTGAAAACGCGGTTAACGCCACTGGTTTAACTACCATACATAAAGACCTGATCAAGATAAGGGTATCGCAAATTAACCATTGCGCCTACTGCATCAACATGCATACCATTGATGCCCGCAAAGCCGGTGAAACCGAACAACGAATCTACGCGCTGACCGCCTGGCGCGAAACCCCGTTTTTTGACGAACAGGAACGCGCACTGCTGGCCCTGGCCGAAGAAATGACCCATTTAAATATCCATGGCGTTAGCGACGAAACTTATAACAACGCCGCCAAACTGTTTGACGAAACCTACCTGGCCGCTATTATAATGGCTGTTACTACCATCAACGCCTGGAATAGGATAGGGGTTACCTTGCAGTTGCTGATGCATTAA
- a CDS encoding TerD family protein: protein MAINLQKGQRIDIGLSKISLGLGWNPHEGTGYDFDLDASAIMIDQNRVIPEEEYFIFYGNTDSPDGALHHSGDDPTGGNSDGGDDETISVDLAKVDGRVNEILFVVTIHEAAARRQNFGQVRDSYIRIVDDMTGQEIAKYELGEDFSIETGVEFGRLYKKDNHWKFEASGLGYREDLAYFLAKYYKGQIIK, encoded by the coding sequence ATGGCTATAAATCTTCAAAAAGGACAACGCATAGATATCGGCTTGTCTAAAATAAGCCTTGGATTAGGCTGGAACCCACACGAAGGCACTGGTTACGATTTCGACCTCGACGCCTCGGCAATTATGATAGACCAGAACCGGGTGATACCGGAAGAGGAATACTTTATTTTTTACGGCAATACCGATTCGCCCGATGGCGCTTTACACCACAGCGGCGACGACCCGACCGGCGGCAACAGCGATGGCGGTGATGACGAGACCATCTCGGTAGACCTGGCCAAAGTAGACGGCCGCGTGAACGAGATCTTATTTGTAGTAACTATTCACGAAGCCGCGGCGCGCCGACAGAATTTTGGTCAGGTACGCGATTCGTACATCCGCATTGTGGATGACATGACCGGGCAGGAAATTGCCAAGTACGAACTGGGCGAGGATTTCTCGATTGAAACAGGTGTTGAGTTTGGCCGCCTGTACAAAAAAGATAATCATTGGAAGTTTGAGGCCTCAGGCCTTGGCTATCGTGAGGACCTGGCCTACTTCCTTGCCAAATACTACAAAGGCCAAATTATTAAATAA
- a CDS encoding TerD family protein codes for MAINLTKGQTIDLRKNDKGETFDLSQVTIGLGWDVRQKGGGGFLGKLFGGAQEEEYDLDAIGFLLNEQGKIANMGRQFTNSNGRQVNMYEGDVIYFNSMRHPSGHIWLTGDNRTGAGDGDDEQIIVKLDSLAPTFDRIVFVVSIYQGRKNNQHFGMIENAFIRAVDRSGKEIARFSLSGDATFNGMCSMTFAEVYRKDGTWKFRALGEPHPTDNFVELLGKYR; via the coding sequence ATGGCAATTAACTTAACAAAAGGTCAAACCATCGACCTTCGGAAAAACGATAAAGGCGAAACCTTCGATCTGTCGCAGGTTACCATAGGTTTAGGCTGGGACGTAAGGCAAAAAGGGGGCGGCGGCTTCCTGGGCAAGCTATTTGGCGGTGCACAGGAAGAAGAGTATGACCTGGATGCCATCGGCTTTTTGCTGAACGAGCAGGGCAAAATAGCCAATATGGGTCGCCAGTTTACTAACAGTAACGGCCGCCAGGTAAATATGTACGAAGGCGATGTGATCTATTTTAACTCCATGCGCCACCCATCGGGCCATATCTGGTTAACCGGCGATAACCGTACCGGCGCCGGTGATGGCGACGACGAACAGATCATTGTAAAACTGGATAGCCTCGCCCCCACTTTCGATCGCATTGTATTTGTAGTGTCGATTTACCAGGGCCGCAAAAACAACCAGCACTTTGGTATGATAGAGAATGCTTTTATCCGCGCGGTCGATCGCAGCGGCAAGGAGATAGCTCGTTTTAGTTTGAGTGGCGACGCTACCTTTAACGGCATGTGCAGCATGACCTTTGCAGAAGTGTACCGTAAAGATGGCACCTGGAAATTCCGCGCGCTGGGCGAACCGCACCCGACCGATAATTTTGTAGAGCTGTTAGGCAAATACCGATAG
- a CDS encoding HAD family hydrolase produces MSVYKHYSFDLWLTLIRSNPQFKQQRARIFHERFNWLNKPLVEVERAFRQVDLMVNGINETTGKNIDADEMYLMVISLINDNQADLHNIDIEALYQQMEDLVLEHMPLIYCDRTTEVLAYLKDNPACTANLLSNTGFIKGVTLRKVLHHLGIGRYFDFQLYSDEAGLSKPNPAFFQLMIDRAMALKQISLNEIIHIGDNPRADVRGADMVGIGSMLVNSNNTSIIKLLPDVTQNVFAT; encoded by the coding sequence ATGTCTGTTTACAAACATTATTCGTTTGATCTGTGGCTGACGTTGATCCGATCGAACCCGCAGTTTAAACAGCAGCGTGCACGGATCTTCCATGAACGGTTTAATTGGTTAAACAAGCCGTTGGTTGAGGTTGAGCGCGCTTTCAGGCAGGTAGACCTGATGGTGAACGGGATTAACGAAACCACGGGCAAAAACATCGATGCCGATGAAATGTACCTGATGGTGATCAGCCTGATCAATGATAACCAGGCAGACCTGCATAATATCGATATTGAGGCGCTTTACCAACAAATGGAAGACTTGGTACTGGAGCATATGCCCCTTATTTATTGCGACCGTACTACCGAAGTGCTGGCCTACCTGAAGGATAACCCCGCTTGTACAGCCAACTTATTGAGTAATACCGGTTTTATTAAGGGTGTTACCTTGCGCAAGGTGCTGCACCATTTGGGCATCGGCCGGTATTTCGATTTTCAACTATATTCAGACGAGGCGGGGCTATCGAAACCCAACCCGGCATTTTTTCAGTTGATGATCGACCGGGCCATGGCCTTAAAACAAATATCGCTAAACGAGATTATCCATATTGGCGATAACCCCCGGGCCGACGTTAGGGGCGCTGACATGGTTGGTATCGGCAGTATGCTGGTCAACTCAAACAATACATCTATTATAAAACTGCTACCCGATGTTACACAAAACGTATTCGCTACATAA
- a CDS encoding phosphoribosyltransferase family protein, with the protein MLHKTYSLHKIHTSTSFGFDAGHYSRFKFGDGLVSAQFGTDLADGFIRDVLSKGRIQQQIVVISSPYAFIPTATFAMKDHFVYRLNHWLAENDLPIVQETKVHRTITYKEDYGELDAAQRMSLIGNDSFHIDAEFLKGKTLLFLDDIKITGSHERMISKMIKQYNLHNDIYMLYFAELANTAIHPNIENYLNYHDVKSIFDLDSIISSGHFRVNTRIVKYILNYDHDSFCVFLQNKPQAFISELYNMALGNSYHTMDSYALNLNYIKDHLFNNNKLLQYGN; encoded by the coding sequence ATGTTACACAAAACGTATTCGCTACATAAAATACATACCAGCACCAGCTTCGGGTTTGATGCGGGGCATTACAGCCGCTTTAAGTTTGGCGATGGGTTGGTATCGGCACAATTCGGCACCGATCTGGCCGATGGGTTCATCCGCGATGTTTTAAGCAAGGGCCGTATCCAGCAACAAATTGTGGTGATATCCAGTCCATACGCTTTTATACCCACGGCAACTTTTGCCATGAAGGATCATTTTGTGTACCGGCTTAACCATTGGCTGGCCGAAAACGATCTGCCTATTGTGCAGGAGACCAAGGTGCACCGCACAATTACCTATAAAGAAGATTATGGCGAACTGGATGCCGCCCAGCGTATGAGCCTGATCGGTAACGATAGTTTCCATATAGATGCTGAGTTTTTAAAAGGCAAAACGCTGCTATTTTTGGACGATATTAAGATAACCGGCAGCCATGAGCGAATGATATCCAAGATGATCAAACAGTATAACCTTCATAACGATATTTATATGCTGTACTTTGCCGAGCTGGCCAACACGGCCATCCACCCCAACATCGAGAACTATTTGAATTATCACGATGTAAAGTCGATATTCGATCTGGACAGTATCATCAGCAGCGGCCATTTTCGTGTGAATACCCGTATTGTGAAGTATATTTTAAATTACGATCACGATAGCTTTTGCGTGTTCCTGCAAAACAAGCCGCAGGCATTCATCAGCGAATTGTACAACATGGCTTTAGGCAACAGCTACCATACCATGGATAGCTACGCGCTAAACCTTAATTACATAAAAGACCACTTATTTAACAATAATAAACTATTACAATATGGCAATTAA
- a CDS encoding TerD family protein produces MAINLQKGQREAINAPKFVIGLGWDTNTSSTGSAFDLDASVFILGENKKIIADEYFVFYNNLKSPDGGVEHTGDNLTGAGDGDDEQIKIDLNKVDPRVSEICVVVTIHEAESRRQNFGQVRNSFMRIFDAATNETLLKYELEEDFSIETAVEFGRIYKRNNEWKFEAIGAGMKGGLADYLNKYN; encoded by the coding sequence ATGGCAATTAACCTTCAAAAAGGCCAGCGCGAGGCAATTAATGCCCCCAAATTCGTTATCGGGTTGGGCTGGGATACCAATACTTCATCTACCGGTTCGGCATTCGACCTGGATGCTTCGGTATTTATTTTAGGCGAGAACAAAAAGATCATAGCCGACGAATATTTCGTTTTTTACAATAACCTGAAATCGCCCGATGGCGGCGTGGAGCATACCGGCGATAACCTGACCGGCGCCGGCGATGGCGACGACGAGCAGATCAAAATCGACCTGAACAAGGTTGACCCGCGCGTAAGTGAAATTTGCGTGGTAGTAACCATTCACGAAGCCGAAAGCCGCCGCCAGAATTTTGGACAAGTGCGTAACTCGTTTATGCGCATATTTGATGCCGCCACTAACGAAACCCTGCTGAAATACGAGCTGGAGGAAGATTTCTCGATCGAGACAGCGGTAGAATTTGGCCGCATTTACAAACGCAATAACGAATGGAAGTTTGAAGCCATTGGCGCCGGTATGAAAGGCGGCCTGGCCGATTATTTAAACAAATACAACTAA